Proteins encoded together in one Bactrocera neohumeralis isolate Rockhampton unplaced genomic scaffold, APGP_CSIRO_Bneo_wtdbg2-racon-allhic-juicebox.fasta_v2 cluster11, whole genome shotgun sequence window:
- the LOC126766004 gene encoding uncharacterized protein LOC126766004 — translation MVGVIEIAQVNLHHAAAASAVIASRFTAEKLGALLIQEPWIYKGEIKGLKTEANKVIWDLSSERPRTCIVVRSNIDFFCISEFLTQDLVAVQARDTEGKDFVLASAYFPGETATAPPEAVERLVEHCKRHKLPLIIGCDANAHHTEWGSTDCNARVVVIVQASPPYSRTGIMSDL, via the exons ATGGTCGGCGTCATAGAAATTGCCCAAGTGAACCTGCATCATGCGGCGGCAGCCTCGGCTGTCATTGCAAGCAGGTTCACTGCGGAGAAACTGGGCGCACtgctgatccaagagccttggATATATAAGGGAGAGATAAAGGGCCTCAAGACGGAGGCAAATAAGGTAATCTGGGACCTCTCTAGCGAGAGGCCTAGGACGTGTATAGTTGTCAGAAGCaatattgatttcttttgcatttcagaGTTTCTGACACAGGACTTGGTGGCGGTACAGGCCAGGGATACTGAAGGCAAAGACTTCGTCCTGGCCTCAGCATACTTTCCGGGAGAGACAGCAACGGCGCCCCCGGAGGCGGTGGAAAGGCTGGTAGAGCACTGCAAACGGCACAAGCTCCCCCTCATCATCGGCTGCGATGCTAACGCTCACCACACAGAATGGGGCAGCACTGACTGCAACGCGAGAG ttgttgtcatcgtccaagcctctccACCATACAGccggacgggaattatgagtgacttatag